The following proteins come from a genomic window of Metarhizium brunneum chromosome 2, complete sequence:
- the BFR2 gene encoding Protein BFR2: MAKVKGRAEQFQDPDEAIIKDHDPEANGSSSEDSEDENLGTEHYVRVGKSKLRQKESVSLGPEYRGSRVSRSALDNETEDDEDAEESEDNDDDEDDYDDPDVADLEADEAESNDSEIDSDNALGESDAERFKDYSFRGSAKPAKPKGRGKRATAADFMSVDDENRESDRDEDMDDGLDALVNGGDDSEEVDDEDEEDSEEDDGDDDDDEEDEEDDEDGDDDETEEEETSGKKIAARPHLSALSNRADIDKGVAIQKQRKIYDGLLNLRIRLQKALVAANSFPTVEAGTDAESEPYEAAEEAAIKLLNTISSLRESIKAPTKTGEKRKRDFVASMSNDDIWEQLQDEDKDATGFRQERLEKWSKKVQSVNMARPSGISEKNKTLISALQEQLIVPNNRLVKRTRVPRSCAPAQLAKKVATDEYVYDDADFYQLLLKELVDQRTVEGVADYATAVPTVMVTATKEAKVRKQVDRKASKGRKMRFTVHEKLQNFMAPEDRRGWEQEAIDRFFGTLFGRKLELNEDESDHEEMEGVDIEEEGLKLFRN, encoded by the exons ATGGCCAAAGTAAAAGGCCGCGCCGAGCAGTTCCAGGATCCAGACGAGGCCATCATCAAAG ACCACGACCCGGAAGCCAATGGCAGCAGTAGCGAGGACAGCGAAGACGAGAATCTGGGCACGGAGCACTATGTTCGCGTGGGAAAGAGCAAATTGAGACAGAAAGAAAGCGTTTCACTCGGCCCTGAATACAGGGGCTCTCGGGTTAGCCGATCTGCATTGGATAACGAGaccgaggatgacgaagacgcaGAGGAGAGTGAGgacaatgatgatgatgaagacgactaCGACGATCCTGATGTCGCCGACCTGGaagccgacgaggccgagtcCAACGACTCGGAGATTGACAGCGACAACGCTCTAGGCGAGTCGGATGCCGAACGGTTCAAAGACTACTCTTTTCGTGGGAGTGCCAAGCCTGCGAAACCCAAGGGAAGGGGCAAGAGGGCTACTGCAGCAGATTTCATGTCTGTTGATGACGAGAACCGTGAATCTGACAGAGATGAAGATATGGATGATGGACTTGATGCGCTGGTGAATGGTGGAGACGACTCTGAAGAAgtggacgatgaggacgaagaggacagtgaggaggatgatggtgatgatgatgatgatgaagaggacgaggaggatgacgaggacggcgatgatgacgaaactgaagaagaggaaacgTCCGGGAAGAAAATTGCGGCCAGACCCCACCTATCTGCTCTGTCCAACCGAGCTGATATCGACAAAGGTGTTGCTATCCAGAAGCAGCGCAAGATTTACGATGGTTTACTCAATCTACGCATTCGGTTACAGAAAGCACTCGTTGCCGCCAATTCATTCCCCACGGTGGAGGCGGGCACTGATGCCGAGTCTGAGCCATACGAAGCTGCTGAAGAGGCTGCCATCAAGCTGCTGAACACCATTAGCAGCTTGCGTGAAAGCATCAAAGCGCCAACTAAAACCGGCGAGAAGCGGAAGCGCGATTTTGTTGCATCAATGTCAAACGACGACATTTGGGAACAGCTACAAGACGAAGACAAGGACGCGACTGGCTTTCGTCAAGAACGATTGGAGAAGTGGTCCAAAAAAGTCCAAAgtgtcaacatggcaagaCCGAGTGGAATTAGCGAAAAGAACAAGACCCTCATTAGTGCCCTCCAGGAGCAGTTAATAGTCCCCAACAACAGGCTGGTCAAACGGACACGAGTCCCTCGATCATGTGCCCCTGCGCAGCTCGCCAAGAAAGTCGCCACTGACGAGTATGTCTACGATGACGCTGACTTCTACCAGCTTCTCCTGAAGGAACTGGTTGACCAGCGAACTGTAGAAGGAGTCGCAGACTACGCTACTGCTGTGCCGACGGTAATGGTGACAGCGACAAAGGAAGCCAAGGTGCGCAAGCAAGTAGATCGCAAGGCTAGCAAGGGACGGAAGATGAGATTCACGGTGCATGAGAAATTGCAAAACTTTATGGCGCCAGAGGACAGGAGAGGCTGGGAACAGGAGGCGATTGACCGTTTCTTTGGAACACTGTTTGGGCGCAAGTTGGAGCTGAACGAGGATGAGAGCGACCATGAAGAGATGGAGGGTGTGGATATTGAAGAGGAAGGACTGAAGTTGTTTAGAAATTGA
- the IND1 gene encoding Iron-sulfur protein IND1, giving the protein MRQTTARLLQWFRPLYHENPLGLPRSGTPPTWAKRPQRRKITGVEKVIAVSSAKGGVGKSTVAANLSLAFARLGFRAGILDTDIFGPSIPTLFDLSGEPRLSKNNQLVPLTNYGVKTMSMGYLIGENAPVVWRGPMVMKAIQQLLHEVDWGGLDILVLDLPPGTGDTQLTITQQVILDGSIIVTTPHTLATKDAVKGINMFKAVGVNILGLVQNMSLFVCPHCHGETNVFGSNERVERLCKDHEICFLGDIPLHPNIGDDAEKGKPTVVAEPSSERASAFLRVADKILPKVGLERN; this is encoded by the exons ATGCGCCAGACAACAGCACGCCTCCTCCAGTGGTTTCGCCCATTATATCATGAAAACCCTCTA GGCTTGCCCCGATCTGGCACGCCGCCAACCTGGGCAAAACGTCCCCAGCGACGCAAGATCACTGGAGTTGAAAAGGTCATCGCCGTATCATCTGCCAAGGGCGGTGTTGGGAAGAGCACAGTCGCGG CCAACCTATCCCTGGCTTTTGCCAGATTGGGGTTCCGAGCAGGCATTTTAGACACAGATATATTTGGACCGTCGATTCCAACACTATTTGACTTGTCCGGAGAGCCAAGATTATCAAAAA ATAACCAGCTGGTTCCTCTCACGAATTATGGTGTCAAAACCATGTCAATGGGTTATCTAATTGGCGAGAATGCGCCGGTTGTCTGGCGAGGACCAATGGTGATGAAAGCCATCCAACAGCTACTTCACGAAGTAGACTGGGGCGGTTTGGACATTCTGGTTCTCGACCTGCCACCTGGTACTGGTGACACACAGTTAACCATAACCCAACAAGTCATTTTAGATG GGTCTATAATCGTCACAACCCCTCATACCCTGGCAACGAAAGACGCTGTCAAGGGTATCAACATGTTCAAGGCAGTGGGTGTGAATATTCTAGGTCTGGTCCAGAACATGTCACTGTTCGTATGTCCccattgccatggcgagaCGAATGTGTTTGGGTCGAATGAAAGAGTCGAGAGGTTGTGCAAAGATCATGAGATATGCTTCTTGGGCGATATTCCTCTACATCCAAACATTGGAGACGATGCTGAGAAAGGGAAGCCTACGGTCGTGGCCGAACCATCAAGTGAGAGAGCATCGGCGTTTCTACGGGTTGCCGATAAAATCTTGCCAAAAGTTGGCTTGGAGAGGAATTAG